In Drosophila yakuba strain Tai18E2 chromosome 2R, Prin_Dyak_Tai18E2_2.1, whole genome shotgun sequence, a single genomic region encodes these proteins:
- the LOC6529785 gene encoding uncharacterized protein LOC6529785 isoform X2, whose translation MYAGRATQFAKTISSMACSIQKQPQAPQSVDPGTAGADRVGGMVGGGGGGGPSGAGTVPSTPKTKTAQPRGSLPTDVNQPPLEFQWPPPVPVSIHTSNLRLNMMNQDPKDLHTARAIIEELRSKVRFQTEHIMKWRKAYAMQVQQHYRYQKEKSDQMNSLTSQLLLLESRLKRKQKQIASLLNHRELTIQRQQKIIDTLSSRLVDHGLETIEASYANELDSLNDSDSAVVLEDIDSDSPMTLGTRRKSSGAGGLGGVLGSDGITIVRSISDAIETNHNKYGAARRNNCFLRRPDILETVYSVEEDPEPTTDVAEKRDKFKNRSDKALSSSSTEGQIDAASPSTADKAKDSSPVEGGSTISRRQLGALKRSPSHDSPCTTLSVKVPQLQPPSPPPSAGGAQEPPNGKTQENVEPMEGIPIFLDCELIL comes from the exons ATGTACGCCGGTCGGGCGACACAATTTGCCAAAACCATCAGCAGCATGGCGTGCAGCATACAGAAGCAACCTCAGGCCCCGCAATCAGTGGATCCTGGCACTGCAGGAGCGGATCGGGTGGGTGGAATGGTAGGTGGGggaggaggtggtggcccCAGTGGAGCTGGCACCGTCCCCTCCACCCCGAAAACCAAGACCGCCCAGCCGAGGGGCTCCCTGCCAACGGATGTGAACCAACCACCGTTGGAATTTCAGTGGCCACCGCCCGTTCCTGTTTCGATACACACGAGCAACTTGCGTCTGAACATGATGAACCAGGATCCCAAGGACCTCCATACAGCCAGAGCCATTATTGAGGAGCTGCGCTCCAAGGTGCGCTTCCAGACGGAGCACATCATGAAGTGGCGCAAGGCGTATGCCATGCAG GTTCAGCAGCACTATCGGTATCAGAAGGAGAAATCAGATCAGATGAACTCGTTGACCTCGCAGCTCTTGCTCCTGGAATCCCGACTGaagcgaaagcaaaagcagatAGCAAGTCTATTGAACCATCGGGAGTTGACCATCCAGCGTCAGCAGAAGATCATCGACACCCTGTCCTCCCGGTTGGTGGATCATGGCCTGGAGACCATTGAAGCTAGCTATGCCAACGAGCTGGACTCCCTGAACGACTCGGATTCGGCGGTGGTGCTCGAGGACATTGACTCCGACAGTCCGATGACCTTGGGCACGCGACGGAAGAGTAGTGGCGCTGGCGGATTGGGCGGAGTGCTGGGCAGCGATGGCATCACCATAGTACGGTCCATATCCGATGCGATCGAGACGAATCACAACAAGTACGGAGCGGCCAGGCGAAACAACTGCTTCCTGCGTCGTCCCGATATCCTGGAAACCGTTTACTCCGTCGAGGAGGATCCCGAACCCACCACGGACGTGGCCGAAAAGCGGGACAAGTTTAAGAACCGCTCAGACAAGGCTCTAAGCTCGAGCTCGACAGAGGGTCAGATAGACGCCGCCAGTCCCTCGACCGCGGACAAAGCCAAAGATTCATCGCCCGTCGAGGGCGGATCCACCATTTCAAGACGTCAACTAGGAGCCCTCAAAAGATCTCCAAGCCACGACTCTCCGTGCACCACACTCAGTGTCAAGGTCCCCCAGCTGCAGCCACCATCTCCTCCACCATCGGCAGGTGGAGCGCAGGAGCCGCCCAACGGGAAAACCCAG gAAAATGTTGAGCCTATGGAGGGAATTCCCATTTTCTTAGATTGCgaattaattttataa
- the LOC6529785 gene encoding uncharacterized protein LOC6529785 isoform X1 produces the protein MYAGRATQFAKTISSMACSIQKQPQAPQSVDPGTAGADRVGGMVGGGGGGGPSGAGTVPSTPKTKTAQPRGSLPTDVNQPPLEFQWPPPVPVSIHTSNLRLNMMNQDPKDLHTARAIIEELRSKVRFQTEHIMKWRKAYAMQVQQHYRYQKEKSDQMNSLTSQLLLLESRLKRKQKQIASLLNHRELTIQRQQKIIDTLSSRLVDHGLETIEASYANELDSLNDSDSAVVLEDIDSDSPMTLGTRRKSSGAGGLGGVLGSDGITIVRSISDAIETNHNKYGAARRNNCFLRRPDILETVYSVEEDPEPTTDVAEKRDKFKNRSDKALSSSSTEGQIDAASPSTADKAKDSSPVEGGSTISRRQLGALKRSPSHDSPCTTLSVKVPQLQPPSPPPSAGGAQEPPNGKTQVTNYNRVMLNHRSVTKPKDVKYKRINKAKSKSLEELRGRLKNLVERPPGLDGGFSGGMMPQTAQSYA, from the exons ATGTACGCCGGTCGGGCGACACAATTTGCCAAAACCATCAGCAGCATGGCGTGCAGCATACAGAAGCAACCTCAGGCCCCGCAATCAGTGGATCCTGGCACTGCAGGAGCGGATCGGGTGGGTGGAATGGTAGGTGGGggaggaggtggtggcccCAGTGGAGCTGGCACCGTCCCCTCCACCCCGAAAACCAAGACCGCCCAGCCGAGGGGCTCCCTGCCAACGGATGTGAACCAACCACCGTTGGAATTTCAGTGGCCACCGCCCGTTCCTGTTTCGATACACACGAGCAACTTGCGTCTGAACATGATGAACCAGGATCCCAAGGACCTCCATACAGCCAGAGCCATTATTGAGGAGCTGCGCTCCAAGGTGCGCTTCCAGACGGAGCACATCATGAAGTGGCGCAAGGCGTATGCCATGCAG GTTCAGCAGCACTATCGGTATCAGAAGGAGAAATCAGATCAGATGAACTCGTTGACCTCGCAGCTCTTGCTCCTGGAATCCCGACTGaagcgaaagcaaaagcagatAGCAAGTCTATTGAACCATCGGGAGTTGACCATCCAGCGTCAGCAGAAGATCATCGACACCCTGTCCTCCCGGTTGGTGGATCATGGCCTGGAGACCATTGAAGCTAGCTATGCCAACGAGCTGGACTCCCTGAACGACTCGGATTCGGCGGTGGTGCTCGAGGACATTGACTCCGACAGTCCGATGACCTTGGGCACGCGACGGAAGAGTAGTGGCGCTGGCGGATTGGGCGGAGTGCTGGGCAGCGATGGCATCACCATAGTACGGTCCATATCCGATGCGATCGAGACGAATCACAACAAGTACGGAGCGGCCAGGCGAAACAACTGCTTCCTGCGTCGTCCCGATATCCTGGAAACCGTTTACTCCGTCGAGGAGGATCCCGAACCCACCACGGACGTGGCCGAAAAGCGGGACAAGTTTAAGAACCGCTCAGACAAGGCTCTAAGCTCGAGCTCGACAGAGGGTCAGATAGACGCCGCCAGTCCCTCGACCGCGGACAAAGCCAAAGATTCATCGCCCGTCGAGGGCGGATCCACCATTTCAAGACGTCAACTAGGAGCCCTCAAAAGATCTCCAAGCCACGACTCTCCGTGCACCACACTCAGTGTCAAGGTCCCCCAGCTGCAGCCACCATCTCCTCCACCATCGGCAGGTGGAGCGCAGGAGCCGCCCAACGGGAAAACCCAG GTGACCAACTACAACCGGGTTATGTTGAACCATCGCTCGGTGACGAAGCCCAAGGACGTGAAATACAAGCGCATCAACAAGGCAAAGTCCAAGAGTCTGGAGGAGCTGAGGGGGCGTCTCAAGAACCTGGTGGAGCGGCCTCCTGGCCTGGACGGCGGTTTCTCCGGCGGCATGATGCCGCAGACGGCTCAGTCATATGCGTGA